In one Curtobacterium citreum genomic region, the following are encoded:
- a CDS encoding glycosyltransferase family 2 protein, with translation MQTSPAQSLPRPESDRSRSDEGRPRVDESRPDQARTGRPRVTAVLVTANGGEHLDRTIDGLVGQTRHPENLVVVDLGSTDGSTADIALGGSAGLVRLPAGRPFGEAVARGEHEAPVAPDDEPAEEWLWILGHDNAPAPTALAEMLSAVEIAPSVVVAGPKLVAVDDPSLIRAFGESTTRTGRSLTLVQDELDQGQHDRHTDVLGVAAAGMLVRRSVWRDLGGFDPALPDVDAALDFCIRARLAGHRVAVVPEARVTSAGPIEEFGRKRVSEARRVRAHRQAQLHRRLTYAPAGLLWLHWLTLVPFAIGRAIGHLVAKHPAAVSGELAAAFSVAFGSGVRRARRNVQRTRRVGWAAVEPLRVSWRRLHEHRTTTRDVELARVEDAPIARASFLGDGGVWVVLAAAVLSVVTLWPLLGTPALTGGGLLPLSTDVGRLWQNVGYGWHSIGTGSTGPSDPFAAVVALLGSITAWSPSTSVVLVVLLAMPVSALGAWFAVRKVTTRSWVPVVGAALYAIAPSLIGAVTTGHLGAVIAHLTLPWLVLAVLEAHRSWAWASGASLLFAVVAASAPSLLPVLLLGWLVSVVVGWRRAHRRVFIPVPTAVLFLPLVLEQIARGNPLAVFADPGVPSATRAPSALQLAIGQPLPDWNGWLPVVGSIDAGAVLVALPIVMAVLALPVGLLAIGSLLGHRWHVASAALVLALVGYATAFGATHLTVTGVGSTTTIVWPGSALSVYWIALVLAACVGIDVLPRTAPATGLVATVFVGIAVAPAFAAFTLGNAVVAPTTGRVLSAYVNAEAQANPDVGTLVVDPQPDGSLAVALERGQGSTLDDQSTLDATALRLSPAGTRLTTLAGNLASRSGYDPEPALRELGISFVLLQDAPSDDAAQAVYDRAAGAIGQDARFTSIGETATGRLFHYDGQVDRVTGGSAATRATHVLYLVVLGIVFGAAALLAVPTAPRRRRATSNVIEAEEPATTFDEERDE, from the coding sequence ATGCAGACCAGTCCCGCGCAGTCCCTGCCCCGCCCCGAGTCCGACCGGTCCCGGTCCGACGAGGGTCGGCCGCGGGTCGACGAGTCCCGGCCGGACCAGGCCCGGACCGGCCGACCCCGCGTCACGGCGGTGCTCGTCACCGCGAACGGTGGGGAGCACCTCGACCGGACCATCGACGGTCTCGTCGGGCAGACCCGGCACCCCGAGAACCTCGTCGTCGTCGACCTCGGGTCGACCGACGGCTCGACGGCCGACATCGCCCTCGGCGGATCCGCCGGGCTGGTCCGGCTCCCGGCCGGACGCCCCTTCGGCGAGGCGGTCGCACGCGGCGAACACGAGGCGCCGGTCGCGCCCGACGACGAGCCCGCCGAGGAGTGGCTCTGGATCCTGGGGCACGACAACGCGCCGGCGCCGACCGCCCTCGCGGAGATGCTGTCCGCCGTCGAGATCGCACCGTCCGTCGTCGTCGCCGGCCCGAAGCTCGTCGCGGTCGACGACCCGTCGCTGATCCGCGCGTTCGGCGAGAGCACGACGCGTACCGGTCGCTCGCTCACGCTCGTGCAGGACGAACTCGACCAGGGGCAGCACGACCGGCACACCGACGTGCTCGGCGTCGCCGCGGCCGGCATGCTCGTGCGTCGCTCGGTCTGGCGCGACCTCGGCGGCTTCGACCCGGCGCTGCCCGACGTCGACGCCGCCCTCGACTTCTGCATCCGCGCACGGCTCGCGGGGCACCGTGTGGCCGTCGTCCCGGAGGCCCGCGTCACGAGCGCCGGCCCGATCGAGGAGTTCGGTCGCAAGCGCGTCTCCGAGGCCCGTCGGGTGCGGGCCCACCGGCAGGCGCAGCTGCACCGCCGCCTCACCTACGCGCCCGCCGGACTGCTCTGGCTGCACTGGCTCACGCTCGTGCCGTTCGCGATCGGTCGTGCGATCGGGCACCTCGTGGCGAAGCACCCCGCCGCCGTGTCGGGCGAGCTCGCCGCGGCGTTCTCGGTCGCCTTCGGCAGCGGGGTGCGCCGCGCCCGTCGCAACGTGCAGCGCACGCGCCGCGTCGGCTGGGCGGCCGTCGAACCCCTCCGGGTGAGCTGGCGACGCCTCCACGAGCACCGCACCACCACGCGTGACGTCGAGCTCGCCCGGGTCGAGGACGCCCCGATCGCGCGGGCGTCGTTCCTCGGCGACGGGGGCGTCTGGGTGGTGCTCGCCGCGGCCGTGCTCAGCGTCGTGACGCTCTGGCCGCTCCTGGGCACCCCGGCGCTGACCGGCGGGGGACTCCTGCCGCTGAGCACCGACGTCGGACGGCTCTGGCAGAACGTCGGCTACGGCTGGCACTCCATCGGGACCGGCTCCACCGGCCCGAGCGACCCCTTCGCGGCCGTCGTCGCGCTCCTCGGGAGCATCACCGCCTGGTCGCCCTCGACCTCGGTCGTGCTCGTGGTGCTGCTCGCGATGCCGGTCTCCGCCCTCGGCGCGTGGTTCGCGGTGCGCAAGGTCACCACCCGATCCTGGGTGCCCGTGGTCGGCGCGGCGCTGTACGCCATCGCGCCGTCCTTGATCGGTGCCGTCACGACGGGGCACCTCGGTGCCGTGATCGCCCACCTGACGCTCCCGTGGCTCGTGCTCGCGGTCCTCGAAGCACACCGCTCGTGGGCCTGGGCGTCCGGTGCGTCGCTGCTGTTCGCGGTCGTCGCCGCGTCGGCCCCGTCGCTCCTGCCCGTGCTCCTGCTCGGCTGGCTCGTCTCGGTGGTCGTCGGCTGGCGCCGCGCGCACCGGCGGGTGTTCATCCCGGTGCCGACGGCGGTGCTGTTCCTGCCGCTCGTGCTCGAGCAGATCGCGCGGGGCAACCCGCTCGCGGTCTTCGCCGACCCGGGCGTGCCCTCGGCCACCCGTGCGCCGTCCGCGCTCCAGCTGGCGATCGGCCAGCCGCTGCCGGACTGGAACGGCTGGCTGCCGGTCGTCGGGTCGATCGACGCCGGTGCGGTGCTCGTCGCGCTGCCGATCGTGATGGCCGTGCTCGCGCTGCCCGTGGGGCTCCTGGCGATCGGCTCGCTCCTCGGCCACCGCTGGCACGTTGCGAGCGCCGCGCTCGTCCTGGCTCTCGTCGGGTACGCCACCGCCTTCGGGGCCACCCACCTGACCGTGACCGGGGTCGGCTCGACGACCACCATCGTCTGGCCCGGCAGCGCGCTGTCGGTGTACTGGATCGCGCTCGTCCTCGCCGCGTGCGTCGGGATCGACGTCCTGCCGCGGACCGCTCCGGCCACGGGGCTCGTCGCGACCGTGTTCGTCGGGATCGCCGTCGCTCCGGCGTTCGCCGCGTTCACGCTCGGGAACGCCGTCGTCGCCCCGACGACCGGCCGCGTGCTCAGCGCCTACGTCAACGCCGAGGCGCAGGCGAACCCGGACGTGGGCACGCTCGTCGTCGACCCGCAGCCAGACGGGTCCCTCGCGGTCGCCCTCGAACGCGGGCAGGGCTCCACGCTGGACGACCAGTCGACGCTCGACGCGACCGCGCTCCGCCTCAGCCCGGCTGGTACTCGACTGACCACGCTCGCGGGCAACCTCGCGAGCCGCAGCGGCTACGACCCGGAGCCCGCGCTCCGCGAGCTCGGCATCTCGTTCGTGCTGCTGCAGGACGCGCCGTCCGACGACGCCGCACAGGCCGTGTACGACCGGGCCGCCGGCGCCATCGGCCAGGACGCCCGCTTCACGAGCATCGGCGAGACGGCCACCGGCCGGCTGTTCCACTACGACGGCCAGGTCGACCGGGTGACCGGCGGCTCGGCGGCGACCCGGGCCACGCACGTGCTGTACCTCGTCGTGCTCGGCATCGTGTTCGGCGCGGCCGCGCTGCTCGCCGTGCCGACCGCCCCGCGCCGCCGTCGGGCGACCAGCAACGTCATCGAGGCCGAGGAGCCCGCCACCACCTTCGACGAGGAGCGAGACGAATGA
- a CDS encoding WhiB family transcriptional regulator, with translation MIRVNGADFNAGVPEDWHVDPVSLGVPGVRRPVADEENPLSWQVDSLCAQTDPEAFFPEKGGSTREAKKICTSCEVRSQCLEYALENDERFGIWGGLSERERRKLRRRA, from the coding sequence GTGATCAGGGTGAACGGTGCCGACTTCAACGCCGGAGTGCCGGAGGACTGGCACGTCGACCCCGTGTCCCTCGGGGTCCCCGGCGTCCGCCGTCCCGTCGCCGACGAGGAGAACCCGCTGTCGTGGCAGGTCGACTCGCTGTGCGCGCAGACCGACCCCGAGGCGTTCTTCCCCGAGAAGGGCGGCTCGACGCGCGAGGCCAAGAAGATCTGCACCTCGTGCGAGGTCCGGTCGCAGTGCCTCGAGTACGCACTCGAGAACGACGAGCGCTTCGGGATCTGGGGCGGCCTGTCCGAGCGCGAACGCCGCAAGCTGCGCCGTCGCGCCTAG
- the galE gene encoding UDP-glucose 4-epimerase GalE: MSWLVTGGAGYIGSHVVRALRAAGIETVALDDLSSGFRAFVPEDVPFVEGTILDGELVARTLRDHAVTGVVHVAGFKYAGVSVERPLHTYEQNVTGTATLLRAMAENGVTKAVFSSSAAVYGTPDVETVVEDTPKAPESPYGESKLIGEWLLRDMEVAAGFTTTSLRYFNVVGSGEPDLYDASPHNLFPLVFDALLAGRTPRINGDDYATPDGTCVRDYIHVADLAHSHAVAARKLEAGEPLQRAYNLGSGDGVSVRQIMDAMASGTGIAFEPEVAPRRPGDPARIVATGEAAARDLEWAMRHSLDEMVTSAWEARRRIG, translated from the coding sequence ATGAGTTGGCTGGTCACCGGCGGTGCCGGGTACATCGGGTCCCACGTCGTCCGCGCCCTGCGCGCCGCCGGCATCGAGACGGTCGCACTCGACGACCTGTCGAGCGGCTTCCGGGCGTTCGTCCCCGAGGACGTCCCGTTCGTCGAGGGCACCATCCTGGACGGCGAGCTCGTCGCCCGGACGCTCCGTGACCACGCGGTGACCGGTGTCGTGCACGTGGCCGGCTTCAAGTACGCCGGCGTCTCGGTCGAGCGCCCGCTGCACACCTACGAGCAGAACGTCACCGGCACCGCGACGCTCCTGCGCGCCATGGCCGAGAACGGCGTCACGAAGGCGGTCTTCTCGTCGAGCGCGGCCGTGTACGGCACACCGGACGTCGAGACCGTGGTCGAGGACACCCCGAAGGCGCCGGAGTCCCCGTACGGCGAGTCGAAGCTCATCGGCGAGTGGCTGCTGCGGGACATGGAGGTCGCCGCCGGCTTCACGACGACGTCCCTCCGCTACTTCAACGTCGTCGGGTCGGGGGAGCCGGACCTGTACGACGCGAGCCCGCACAACCTGTTCCCGCTGGTCTTCGACGCCCTCCTCGCCGGCCGGACGCCCCGGATCAACGGCGACGACTACGCCACCCCGGACGGCACCTGCGTCCGCGACTACATCCACGTCGCCGACCTCGCGCACTCGCACGCGGTCGCGGCCCGGAAGCTCGAGGCGGGGGAGCCCCTGCAACGCGCCTACAACCTCGGCAGCGGCGACGGCGTGAGCGTGCGACAGATCATGGACGCGATGGCCTCCGGTACCGGGATCGCGTTCGAGCCGGAGGTCGCACCCCGCCGGCCGGGCGACCCCGCGCGGATCGTCGCGACGGGCGAGGCCGCAGCGCGCGACCTCGAGTGGGCGATGCGGCACTCGCTCGACGAGATGGTGACCAGCGCCTGGGAAGCCCGCCGCCGCATCGGCTGA
- the manA gene encoding mannose-6-phosphate isomerase, class I: MFLGITNTPRDYAWGSVTAIPELLGRTVTGAPQAELWLGAHPGSPSVVVNPATVGGADTLLEWIAAEPEAALGPDRTGLPFLLKLLAAAAPLSLQAHPTPEQAQEGFAREEAAGVPIDDPARNYKDPFPKPELVVALSERFEALSGFRPVEDTLADVDLLDAASGRLGALRVHLAHGLEDTVSWLETADPSALAVVQAASDLAAALPDDAASPNTRTVRDLTTAYPGDPGIVVSLLMHRVTLTAGQAMYLPAGNVHAYLDGLGVELMAPSDNVLRGGLTPKHVDVPELLRVLDFTAHPAPVLEPEQLAPGVDRFAPEGVGFALLRVTGEGRPVGLATGGVAPLSGPSIAICTEGVVTLVGATSATLLRQGESCFVTPDEGDVTVEADVASGLTSTVFFATGA, from the coding sequence ATGTTCCTCGGCATCACGAACACCCCGCGCGACTACGCGTGGGGTTCCGTCACCGCGATCCCCGAACTCCTCGGCCGCACCGTCACCGGCGCGCCGCAGGCCGAGCTCTGGCTCGGTGCGCACCCCGGCAGCCCGAGCGTCGTGGTGAACCCCGCGACCGTCGGTGGCGCGGACACGCTCCTCGAGTGGATCGCCGCGGAGCCCGAGGCAGCACTCGGACCGGACCGCACCGGACTGCCGTTCCTCCTGAAGCTCCTCGCCGCCGCGGCCCCGCTGTCCCTGCAGGCGCACCCCACGCCGGAGCAGGCGCAGGAGGGCTTCGCCCGCGAGGAAGCAGCCGGCGTCCCGATCGACGACCCGGCCCGGAACTACAAGGACCCGTTCCCGAAGCCCGAGCTCGTGGTCGCACTCAGCGAGCGGTTCGAGGCGCTCAGCGGGTTCCGCCCCGTCGAGGACACCCTGGCGGACGTCGACCTGCTCGACGCCGCTTCCGGTCGGCTCGGAGCGCTCCGCGTGCACCTGGCCCACGGGCTCGAGGACACCGTCAGCTGGCTCGAGACCGCCGATCCGTCGGCGCTCGCCGTGGTCCAGGCGGCGAGCGACCTCGCCGCCGCGCTGCCGGACGACGCCGCCAGCCCGAACACCCGGACCGTGCGGGACCTCACCACCGCGTACCCGGGCGACCCCGGCATCGTCGTGTCGCTGCTCATGCACCGCGTGACGCTCACCGCCGGCCAGGCGATGTACCTGCCCGCCGGGAACGTCCACGCGTACCTCGACGGGCTCGGGGTCGAGCTCATGGCCCCCTCGGACAACGTCCTGCGCGGCGGGCTGACGCCGAAGCACGTCGACGTCCCGGAGCTCCTCCGCGTGCTCGACTTCACCGCGCACCCCGCACCCGTGCTCGAACCGGAGCAGCTCGCGCCGGGCGTGGACCGCTTCGCACCGGAGGGCGTCGGCTTCGCGCTCCTCCGCGTCACCGGCGAGGGGCGCCCGGTCGGTCTCGCGACGGGTGGGGTCGCACCGCTCTCCGGACCGTCGATCGCGATCTGCACCGAGGGCGTGGTGACGCTCGTCGGTGCCACCTCGGCGACCCTGCTCCGCCAGGGCGAGTCCTGTTTCGTCACCCCGGACGAGGGCGACGTCACGGTCGAGGCGGACGTCGCCTCCGGCCTGACCTCCACGGTCTTCTTCGCGACGGGCGCCTGA
- a CDS encoding O-antigen ligase family protein yields the protein MTNTWPIARGTVPEREAFALGAAVVGVLFAGDAVPNTLTWYGAAVVWAALGGWGVSVVVRARPSLARTPRALWVFLGWCLLTVAWSHWRAATLASMVAQVLCVLVAFAIASTLSWRRILDAVSLAMRWVLGLSLLFEAVVAVVVRHPIAPIWTDYGDRKVPDAFYFSRAELLTGGRIQGLPGNANLLAMVALLALVAVAVQLAEGRIRRDRAVVWLVLGVLVLALTRSSTVLVAAAVVVVAAVVAVWVRRVPSGRRAPRYAVVATGAVVLAVLALVGRGVLTAVLGKSSDLTGRGEIWSAVLGLVDRHPVVGSGWIGYWWPNIPELAGIAHRNGVVYLQAHDAYLDVWMQTGIVGLVLFGLYVLSTLVRSWWCATRTGYGTDLLPRAFDPVTLFPLLVVVALLVQSVAESRLLYQGNWVLFALIAIKTRNVLVGEEPPSVGDGPRIPVAVRAFRGSDVTDTDRR from the coding sequence GTGACGAACACCTGGCCGATCGCCCGTGGGACCGTGCCCGAGCGCGAGGCCTTCGCCCTCGGCGCCGCGGTCGTCGGCGTCCTGTTCGCGGGCGACGCCGTCCCGAACACGCTCACCTGGTACGGCGCCGCGGTCGTCTGGGCCGCGCTCGGCGGGTGGGGCGTCTCGGTCGTCGTGCGCGCCCGACCGTCCCTCGCCCGGACACCGCGCGCGCTCTGGGTGTTCCTGGGCTGGTGCCTGCTGACCGTCGCGTGGTCGCACTGGCGCGCCGCGACCCTGGCGAGCATGGTCGCGCAGGTCCTGTGCGTCCTGGTGGCGTTCGCGATCGCGTCGACGCTGTCGTGGCGGCGGATCCTCGACGCCGTCTCGCTCGCGATGCGGTGGGTGCTCGGCCTGTCGCTGCTGTTCGAGGCCGTCGTCGCCGTGGTCGTGCGGCACCCGATCGCTCCGATCTGGACGGACTACGGCGACCGGAAGGTCCCGGACGCCTTCTACTTCTCACGCGCCGAGCTCTTGACGGGCGGGCGGATCCAGGGCCTCCCCGGCAACGCCAACCTGCTCGCCATGGTCGCGCTCCTGGCCCTGGTGGCCGTCGCCGTGCAGCTCGCCGAGGGGCGCATCCGCCGCGACCGGGCCGTCGTGTGGCTCGTGCTCGGGGTCCTCGTGCTCGCCCTGACACGCTCGTCGACGGTGCTCGTCGCCGCCGCGGTCGTCGTGGTCGCAGCCGTCGTCGCGGTGTGGGTGCGGCGGGTGCCGAGCGGACGTCGGGCGCCCCGGTACGCCGTGGTGGCGACCGGCGCAGTGGTCCTCGCCGTGCTGGCGCTCGTCGGACGCGGTGTGCTCACCGCGGTCCTCGGCAAGTCGTCGGACCTGACCGGCCGCGGCGAGATCTGGTCGGCGGTCCTCGGCCTGGTCGACCGACACCCGGTCGTCGGGTCGGGCTGGATCGGCTACTGGTGGCCGAACATCCCGGAGCTCGCCGGCATCGCGCACCGGAACGGCGTCGTCTACCTGCAGGCGCACGACGCGTACCTGGACGTCTGGATGCAGACCGGGATCGTCGGCCTGGTGCTCTTCGGGCTGTACGTGCTGTCGACCCTCGTCCGGTCCTGGTGGTGCGCGACCCGGACCGGCTACGGCACGGACCTGCTGCCGCGGGCCTTCGACCCGGTCACGCTCTTCCCCCTGCTCGTCGTCGTCGCCCTCCTGGTCCAGTCCGTCGCCGAGTCGCGTCTGCTGTACCAGGGGAACTGGGTGCTCTTCGCGCTCATCGCGATCAAGACCCGCAACGTGCTCGTCGGCGAGGAGCCGCCCTCGGTGGGCGACGGTCCCCGCATCCCGGTCGCCGTCCGTGCCTTCCGCGGGTCGGACGTCACGGACACCGACCGCCGCTAG
- a CDS encoding exopolysaccharide production protein has translation MTDRTVSRRALARRYLSAWIGFSAGGRFSQALATAVLLFAFGQPAVHAMVGTAGSWAALATLVVLAGLSLLGQRYRIEWHGVLPLSLLAFVGFCALSVLWSQYSWVALRGFASTVCFVGLGLYLALGRDLVQVIRAAGDAFRILLVVALGLEVLSGLVLDVPFPAFGIRGDIAYGGPIQGVGGTRNFMGFVAAVALVTFVVEFLTRSVTTWRAVASTALAVIALMLVQSPITGIAMIALAVTALALWSLRHARPATRPVVNAVLGAVVLGMATLGLALRHRVLAEIGAAGGTATRLGLWEQIRVLGAQFPMQGWGWVGTWPSEAVFPFTTLVDPAGARFTSGLNAFVDAYLQIGLAGTLLLAVAAGLAFARAWVTATTFPGVAYVWPAAVLVLLGVTSTAESYLLHGAGLMLFTTVIVVAARRRSWRRHLPRDQG, from the coding sequence GTGACGGACCGGACGGTGAGCAGGCGTGCGCTCGCGCGCCGGTACCTCTCCGCCTGGATCGGGTTCTCGGCGGGCGGGCGGTTCAGCCAGGCCCTGGCGACCGCGGTCCTGCTCTTCGCGTTCGGGCAGCCGGCCGTGCACGCGATGGTCGGCACCGCCGGGTCGTGGGCCGCCCTCGCGACCCTCGTGGTGCTCGCCGGCCTGAGCCTGCTCGGACAGCGCTACCGCATCGAGTGGCACGGCGTCCTGCCGCTGTCCCTGCTGGCCTTCGTCGGGTTCTGCGCCCTCAGCGTGCTCTGGAGTCAGTACTCGTGGGTCGCCCTGCGCGGGTTCGCGTCCACGGTCTGCTTCGTCGGACTCGGGCTCTACCTGGCGCTCGGCCGGGACCTCGTGCAGGTCATCCGCGCGGCCGGCGACGCCTTCCGCATCCTGCTCGTCGTCGCCCTCGGGCTCGAGGTGCTGTCCGGACTCGTGCTCGACGTGCCGTTCCCCGCGTTCGGCATCCGTGGGGACATCGCGTACGGCGGCCCGATCCAGGGCGTCGGCGGCACCCGCAACTTCATGGGCTTCGTCGCCGCGGTGGCCTTGGTCACGTTCGTCGTCGAGTTCCTCACCCGGTCGGTCACCACGTGGCGGGCCGTCGCGTCGACCGCCCTCGCCGTGATCGCCCTGATGCTCGTGCAGTCACCGATCACCGGGATCGCGATGATCGCACTCGCCGTGACCGCGCTCGCACTGTGGTCGCTGCGGCACGCCAGACCGGCCACCAGACCGGTGGTGAACGCGGTGCTCGGCGCGGTCGTGCTCGGCATGGCGACCCTCGGCCTGGCGCTCCGGCACCGGGTGCTCGCGGAGATCGGTGCGGCGGGCGGCACGGCGACGCGCCTGGGTCTGTGGGAGCAGATCCGGGTGCTCGGTGCGCAGTTCCCGATGCAGGGCTGGGGCTGGGTCGGTACGTGGCCGAGCGAGGCCGTGTTCCCGTTCACGACCCTGGTCGACCCCGCCGGCGCGCGCTTCACGTCCGGTCTGAACGCGTTCGTCGACGCCTACCTGCAGATCGGGCTCGCCGGCACGCTCCTGCTCGCGGTCGCCGCGGGGCTCGCGTTCGCCCGCGCCTGGGTGACGGCGACGACCTTCCCCGGTGTCGCGTACGTCTGGCCCGCGGCCGTCCTCGTCCTGCTCGGCGTCACCAGCACGGCCGAGAGCTACCTGCTGCACGGTGCCGGGCTGATGCTGTTCACGACCGTGATCGTCGTCGCGGCGCGGCGGCGGTCCTGGCGCCGACACCTGCCCCGCGACCAGGGCTGA
- a CDS encoding DUF2029 domain-containing protein, whose translation MRLPLLERIAMCLVVTLSCVLDLGQKLLCTVPQPADVSRAEYVNRFGCWSDVAALWNNRGLAQHVFPYVHGTWRGDPPVLGGGTVEYPTATGVWVWLTALPVDSARGFLVVTAVVAAVLAVLVTLALQRIAGRRAWVFAATPPLALYAVYNWDVLPVASTVAALLVATAPPRAWSPLLRWALAGALLGLGGAFKLYPLMFLGAMAVAALLDSDAPWSERVRRTAVTVGSGVGVVLVANVPFALVNYEGWSSVFRFQAERPIGPSTLTIWYYGLLPWSADLDGPLQGTMATLATVTTAVGVLAVLAVTVLRALRTGRTPWIQSSAAMLCVYMVANKVDSPQYVLWLLPFFVVLRIGGWWVTAYLVTDVCLTVGFFRNGYYDAVGQTGETWAGQMLTAAIWIRAVLLVVFVVRFLRAEAVGRAADRPGGAATLPAGRRSLEHPAPA comes from the coding sequence GTGCGCCTCCCCCTGCTCGAACGCATCGCGATGTGCCTCGTCGTCACACTGTCCTGCGTCCTGGACCTCGGGCAGAAGCTCCTGTGCACGGTCCCCCAGCCGGCCGACGTGTCCCGCGCCGAGTACGTCAACCGCTTCGGCTGCTGGTCCGACGTCGCTGCGCTCTGGAACAACCGCGGCCTCGCGCAGCACGTCTTCCCGTACGTGCACGGCACCTGGCGTGGTGACCCGCCCGTCCTCGGTGGCGGGACGGTCGAGTACCCGACCGCGACCGGCGTCTGGGTCTGGCTGACCGCCCTGCCGGTCGACTCGGCGCGCGGCTTCCTGGTCGTCACGGCCGTGGTCGCCGCCGTGCTCGCGGTGCTCGTGACGCTCGCCCTGCAGCGCATCGCCGGACGTCGCGCCTGGGTCTTCGCGGCCACCCCGCCGCTCGCGCTGTACGCGGTCTACAACTGGGACGTCCTGCCGGTCGCCAGCACCGTCGCCGCCCTGCTCGTCGCGACCGCACCACCACGCGCGTGGTCGCCGCTGCTCCGGTGGGCCCTCGCCGGGGCGCTGCTCGGGCTCGGTGGCGCCTTCAAGCTCTACCCGCTGATGTTCCTCGGTGCCATGGCCGTCGCCGCGCTCCTCGACAGCGACGCCCCGTGGTCCGAGCGGGTGCGGCGCACCGCGGTCACCGTCGGCTCGGGTGTCGGGGTCGTGCTCGTCGCCAACGTGCCGTTCGCCCTCGTCAACTACGAGGGGTGGTCCTCGGTCTTCCGCTTCCAGGCGGAGCGTCCGATCGGTCCGTCGACGCTGACGATCTGGTACTACGGCCTGCTCCCCTGGTCCGCGGACCTCGACGGGCCGCTGCAGGGGACGATGGCGACCCTCGCCACCGTGACGACGGCGGTCGGGGTCCTCGCGGTCCTGGCCGTCACGGTGCTCCGCGCACTCCGGACCGGTCGGACGCCGTGGATCCAGTCGTCGGCGGCCATGCTGTGCGTCTACATGGTCGCGAACAAGGTGGACTCGCCCCAGTACGTGCTCTGGCTGCTGCCGTTCTTCGTGGTGCTGCGCATCGGCGGCTGGTGGGTCACCGCGTACCTCGTCACCGACGTGTGCCTGACGGTCGGCTTCTTCCGGAACGGGTACTACGACGCGGTGGGGCAGACCGGGGAGACCTGGGCCGGGCAGATGCTGACGGCCGCGATCTGGATCCGCGCGGTGCTGCTCGTCGTGTTCGTCGTGCGGTTCCTGCGCGCCGAGGCGGTGGGCCGTGCCGCAGACCGGCCGGGTGGCGCGGCGACACTCCCGGCCGGTCGCCGCTCCCTGGAACACCCCGCGCCGGCGTGA
- a CDS encoding polyprenol monophosphomannose synthase — MNTTPRQSALVIVPTYNEAENIREIASRILDTVPEAHLLVVDDGSPDGTGDLVDGIAATDERVHLLRRSGKLGLGTAYVAGFRWGLERGYDLLIEMDADGSHPADRLPAMIDAVVSADPADDVMLAIGSRWTTGGSVVDWPKHREVLSRGGNAYARIMLGLDVHDITAGFRVYRADAIARMDLDSIDSKGYCFQVDMTLRVHDLGGRIVEVPIRFRDRIHGVSKMSQAIVVEAMVRTTQWGLQRRFRPRSARRA; from the coding sequence ATGAACACCACCCCCCGCCAGTCCGCGCTCGTGATCGTCCCGACGTACAACGAGGCCGAGAACATCCGCGAGATCGCCTCGCGGATCCTCGACACCGTGCCCGAGGCACACCTGCTCGTCGTCGACGACGGCAGCCCCGACGGGACGGGCGACCTGGTCGACGGGATCGCGGCGACGGACGAGCGCGTCCACCTGCTGCGACGCTCGGGCAAGCTCGGTCTCGGGACGGCGTACGTCGCTGGCTTCCGCTGGGGACTCGAGCGCGGGTACGACCTGCTCATCGAGATGGACGCGGACGGCTCGCACCCCGCGGACCGCTTGCCCGCGATGATCGACGCGGTCGTGTCCGCCGACCCCGCGGACGACGTCATGCTCGCGATCGGGTCCCGGTGGACCACCGGTGGGTCCGTGGTGGACTGGCCGAAGCACCGCGAGGTCCTGAGCCGCGGCGGGAACGCGTACGCCCGCATCATGCTCGGGCTCGACGTGCACGACATCACCGCCGGGTTCCGGGTCTACCGCGCCGACGCGATCGCCCGGATGGACCTCGACTCCATCGACTCGAAGGGCTACTGCTTCCAGGTCGACATGACGCTGCGCGTGCACGACCTCGGTGGACGCATCGTGGAGGTGCCGATCCGCTTCCGGGACCGCATCCACGGCGTCTCGAAGATGAGCCAGGCCATCGTCGTCGAGGCGATGGTCCGCACCACCCAGTGGGGACTGCAGCGGCGCTTCCGGCCGCGATCCGCACGTCGGGCCTGA